A stretch of Magnetococcales bacterium DNA encodes these proteins:
- the rny gene encoding ribonuclease Y has protein sequence MNILTFILAMVLGAAAPIALLVAQRRNQNNALSQQEERSKLLLDAAQDKADTMAREAELRRKSDQLRIEEEIQKKYTQQKEQLNEQNRKLEKREELLDRKFEQLDQRERDQDRRRTQLDKEEQRIQDQKELYSQRVAEADHRLEEIAGLTESQAKAQLIEGIADDARRESARLLKQLEQESRESATREAQEVIATAIQRFSGEFVAEHTVSVVTIPSDDMKGRIIGREGRNIRALEAATGCDLIIDDTPEAVVISGFDPVRRQVAKRTLEELVTDGRIHPARIEGVVKKARKAINQEIMEAGERAVFDLGLHGIHNEIVKLLGTLKFRTSYTQNVLSHSIEVGFMAGIMADELGLNSTIAKRCGLLHDIGKAVDHETQGSHAVIGGQLARKYKEHDTVVNAIWSHHFDIEPASVYGPLTNAADALSAARPGARRENVQNYIKRLEDLENIANDFKGVEKSYAIQAGRELRVIVGYDRVNDEGALLIAKDIAHRVEDELTYPGQIKVTVIREMRATEVAR, from the coding sequence TGCGGCCCAGGATAAGGCCGACACCATGGCCCGGGAGGCGGAACTGCGGCGCAAATCGGATCAGCTGCGGATTGAAGAAGAGATCCAGAAAAAATATACCCAGCAAAAAGAACAACTGAACGAACAAAACCGCAAACTGGAAAAGCGGGAAGAACTCCTGGACCGCAAGTTTGAGCAACTCGATCAGCGAGAACGGGATCAGGATCGCAGGCGTACCCAGCTGGACAAGGAAGAGCAACGCATCCAAGACCAGAAAGAACTTTATAGTCAGCGGGTAGCCGAGGCGGATCACCGCCTGGAGGAGATTGCCGGGTTGACCGAAAGCCAAGCCAAGGCACAGCTGATCGAAGGCATTGCCGACGATGCCCGCCGGGAGTCTGCCAGACTGCTCAAGCAGTTGGAGCAGGAGAGTCGCGAGAGTGCCACCCGGGAGGCCCAGGAGGTCATTGCCACCGCTATTCAACGCTTTTCCGGAGAGTTTGTCGCTGAGCATACCGTCTCGGTGGTCACCATTCCCTCGGACGACATGAAAGGCCGGATCATCGGTCGGGAGGGGCGCAATATCCGGGCTCTGGAAGCGGCCACCGGCTGTGATTTGATCATTGATGACACGCCGGAAGCGGTGGTCATTTCCGGTTTTGATCCCGTCCGACGGCAAGTGGCCAAGCGCACCCTGGAAGAGCTGGTCACCGATGGTCGCATCCATCCCGCCCGAATCGAAGGGGTGGTCAAAAAAGCCCGCAAAGCCATCAACCAGGAGATTATGGAGGCTGGGGAGAGAGCGGTTTTCGATCTGGGGCTCCACGGCATCCACAACGAAATCGTCAAATTGCTGGGTACCCTCAAGTTTCGCACCTCCTATACCCAAAATGTCCTCTCCCATTCGATAGAGGTGGGCTTCATGGCTGGCATCATGGCCGATGAGTTGGGGCTCAACAGCACCATCGCCAAACGCTGCGGACTACTCCACGATATCGGTAAGGCGGTGGACCACGAAACCCAGGGCTCCCATGCGGTGATCGGTGGGCAGCTGGCTCGGAAATACAAGGAACACGACACGGTGGTGAATGCCATCTGGTCCCACCACTTCGATATCGAACCCGCCTCGGTCTATGGCCCCCTGACAAATGCCGCCGATGCCCTCTCTGCCGCCCGACCTGGAGCACGTCGGGAAAACGTGCAAAATTATATCAAGCGACTGGAAGATCTGGAAAATATCGCCAACGATTTCAAAGGTGTGGAAAAATCCTACGCCATTCAGGCAGGACGCGAACTGCGGGTGATCGTGGGGTATGACCGGGTCAACGATGAAGGGGCGCTGCTGATCGCCAAGGATATCGCCCACCGGGTGGAGGATGAACTCACCTATCCCGGGCAAATCAAAGTGACGGTGATCCGGGAGATGCGGGCGACGGAAGTGGCTCGATAG